A genomic window from Lotus japonicus ecotype B-129 chromosome 1, LjGifu_v1.2 includes:
- the LOC130730298 gene encoding uncharacterized protein LOC130730298: MSTPSASLIPDQDSVENGKDFTPPVKKFKVDNTDTDSVPKAMEFTPAEAFKIWHKVLGEEYSGKDEEVMRLEMFTNSYLTTPSGYGWRCPTMADRTEQEIERFREEHCIYRPIDNHISVEDIRYLKDFDPAVLLPEVENEKDFAPPVMKFKVDKDLVGDEEEHNTDSVPKAMEFTPAEAFKIWHKVLGEEYSGKDEEVMRLEMFTNSYMTTPSGYGWRCPTMADRTEQEIERFREEHCIYRPIDNHISVEDIRYLKDFDPAVLLP; this comes from the exons ATGTCGACCCCCTCCGCGTCTCTAATTCCAGACCAAGATTCAG TTGAGAATGGGAAGGATTTTACTCCACCGGTTAAGAAATTCAAAGTTGACAACACTGATACTGATTCCGTTCCTAAAG CCATGGAATTTACCCCCGCGGAAGCTTTCAAAATCTGGCACAAAGTGCTTGGAGAAGAATACAGTGGCAAAGATGAGGAAGTTATGAGGTTGGAGATGTTCACGAATTCTTACCTGACCACTCCCTCAGGTTATGGATGGCGTTGTCCGACTATGGCTGATAGAACCGAACAAGAAATTGAGCGGTTTAGAGAAGAACATTGTATTTATCGGCCGATTGATAATCATATATCCGTGGAAGACATCAGATATTTGAAAGACTTCGATCCCGCTGTACTCCTGCCAGAAG TTGAGAATGAGAAGGATTTTGCTCCACCGGTAATGAAATTCAAAGTTGACAAGGATTTAGtaggagatgaagaagaacaCAACACTGATTCCGTTCCTAAAG CCATGGAATTTACCCCCGCGGAAGCTTTCAAAATCTGGCACAAAGTGCTTGGAGAAGAATACAGTGGCAAAGATGAGGAAGTTATGAGGTTGGAGATGTTCACGAATTCTTATATGACCACTCCCTCAGGTTATGGATGGCGTTGTCCGACTATGGCTGATAGAACCGAACAAGAAATTGAGCGGTTTAGAGAAGAACATTGTATTTATCGGCCGATTGATAATCATATATCCGTGGAAGACATCAGATATTTGAAAGACTTCGATCCCGCTGTACTCCTGCCATAA
- the LOC130730299 gene encoding uncharacterized protein LOC130730299: protein MSTPSASISSPSASLIPVENGKDFAPPVKKFKVDNTDTDSVPKAMEFTPAEAFKIWHKVLGEEYSGKDEEVMRLEMFTKSYLTTPSGYGWRCPTMADRTEQEIERFREEHCIYRPIDNHISVEDIRYLKDFDPAAHLPEGYLR, encoded by the exons ATGTCGACGCCTAGCGCCTCCATTTCCAGCCCCTCCGCGTCTCTAATTCCAG TTGAGAATGGGAAGGATTTTGCTCCACCGGTTAAGAAATTCAAAGTTGACAACACTGATACTGATTCCGTTCCTAAAG CCATGGAATTTACCCCCGCGGAAGCTTTCAAAATCTGGCACAAAGTGCTTGGAGAAGAATACAGTGGCAAAGATGAGGAAGTTATGAGGTTGGAGATGTTCACGAAATCTTACCTGACCACTCCCTCAGGTTATGGATGGCGTTGTCCGACTATGGCTGATAGAACCGAACAAGAAATTGAGCGGTTTAGAGAAGAACATTGTATTTATCGGCCGATTGATAATCATATATCCGTGGAAGACATCAGATATTTGAAAGACTTCGATCCCGCTGCACACCTGCCAGAAGGTTACCTTCGCTAA
- the LOC130730301 gene encoding serine/threonine protein phosphatase 2A 57 kDa regulatory subunit B' beta isoform-like isoform X3, which translates to MFKRIMKGGGGQKKPSKSDPTDQSAYGYGPPAAVEVPPPSGTIEPLPLFRDVPVSERQNLFLRKLQVCCHLLDFSDTLKSVREKEIKRQSLMELVDFIQSGSGKITETCQEEMIRMVSVNIFRCLPPASHENTGQEAGDPDEDEPCLDPAWPHLQLVYELLLRYVVSSDTDTKVAKRYIDHSFVLKLLDLFDSEDPREREYLKNILHRVYGKFMVHRPFIRKAINNIFYRFIYETERHSGIGELLEILGSIINGFALPMKEEHKLFLVRALLPLHKPKPVALYHQQLSYCISQFVEKDHKLADTVIRGLLKYWPVTNCQKQVLFLGELEEVLEATQAAEFQRCMVLLFRQIARCLNSSHFQPPRIVRTKDVASTCWMFDGKKRSESFGPVRPSSYEVDCSTAGLAAG; encoded by the exons ATGTTCAAGAGAATAATGAAAGGAGGAGGAGGGCAGAAGAAGCCCTCAAAATCCGACCCCACCGATCAATCCGCCTACGGGTACGGTCCCCCGGCGGCGGTGGAGGTTCCACCGCCGTCGGGAACCATCGAGCCGCTCCCCCTCTTCCGCGACGTTCCGGTTTCCGAGAGGCAGAACCTCTTCCTGCGGAAACTGCAAGTCTGCTGCCACCTGCTGGACTTCTCCGACACGCTGAAATCGGTCCGGGAGAAGGAAATCAAACGGCAGTCGCTGATGGAGTTGGTGGATTTCATCCAGTCCGGTTCCGGCAAGATAACGGAGACTTGCCAGGAAGAGATGATCAGAATGGTGTCAGTCAACATTTTCCGGTGCTTGCCGCCGGCGTCTCATGAGAATACAGGGCAGGAAGCCGGTGACCCTGATGAGGATGAGCCGTGTTTGGACCCGGCGTGGCCGCACTTGCAGCTAGTCTATGAGCTTCTTCTCAGATATGTGGTTTCATCTGATACTGATACAAAGGTAGCTAAACGGTACATTGATCATTCTTTTGTGCTTAAGTTGCTTGATTTGTTTGATTCTGAGGATCCGCGCGAGCGCGAGTATTTGAAGAACATTTTGCATCGTGTGTATGGGAAATTCATGGTTCATAGACCGTTTATTAGGAAGGCGATTAACAACATTTTTTACCGGTTTATATACGAGACCGAAAGGCATAGTGGGATTGGGGAGCTTTTGGAGATTCTAGGGAGTATCATTAATGGTTTTGCATTGCCCATGAAGGAGGAGCACAAGTTGTTCCTTGTGAGGGCTCTTCTGCCTCTGCATAAGCCTAAGCCTGTAGCTTTGTACCATCAGCAGTTGTCCTACTGCATATCTCAGTTTGTGGAGAAGGATCACAAGCTCGCGGATACTGTTATTAGGGGCTTGTTGAAGTACTGGCCTGTCACCAATTGCCAGAAGCAAGTTCTCTTTCTTGGAGAGCTGGAGGAGGTGCTGGAGGCCACACAGGCTGCAGAGTTCCAGCGCTGCATGGTTCTTCTTTTTAGACAGATTGCACGCTGCCTCAATAGTTCTCATTTTCAG CCTCCACGAATCGTAAGAACCAAGGACGTGGCAAGTACATGTTGGATGTTTGACGGGAAAAAGAGGAG TGAATCTTTCGGTCCGGTCCGGCCTTCCAGTTACGAAGTGGATTGCTCCACTGCAGGATTGGCAGCAGGTTGA
- the LOC130730301 gene encoding serine/threonine protein phosphatase 2A 57 kDa regulatory subunit B' beta isoform-like isoform X1 has translation MFKRIMKGGGGQKKPSKSDPTDQSAYGYGPPAAVEVPPPSGTIEPLPLFRDVPVSERQNLFLRKLQVCCHLLDFSDTLKSVREKEIKRQSLMELVDFIQSGSGKITETCQEEMIRMVSVNIFRCLPPASHENTGQEAGDPDEDEPCLDPAWPHLQLVYELLLRYVVSSDTDTKVAKRYIDHSFVLKLLDLFDSEDPREREYLKNILHRVYGKFMVHRPFIRKAINNIFYRFIYETERHSGIGELLEILGSIINGFALPMKEEHKLFLVRALLPLHKPKPVALYHQQLSYCISQFVEKDHKLADTVIRGLLKYWPVTNCQKQVLFLGELEEVLEATQAAEFQRCMVLLFRQIARCLNSSHFQVAERALFLWNNEHIVSLIAQNRTVVLPIIFEALEKNIQSHWNQAVNGLTVNVRKMFLEMDAELFEECQRQYAEREAKANEVEEQRQLNWKKLAEVAAQNRVDMVTA, from the exons ATGTTCAAGAGAATAATGAAAGGAGGAGGAGGGCAGAAGAAGCCCTCAAAATCCGACCCCACCGATCAATCCGCCTACGGGTACGGTCCCCCGGCGGCGGTGGAGGTTCCACCGCCGTCGGGAACCATCGAGCCGCTCCCCCTCTTCCGCGACGTTCCGGTTTCCGAGAGGCAGAACCTCTTCCTGCGGAAACTGCAAGTCTGCTGCCACCTGCTGGACTTCTCCGACACGCTGAAATCGGTCCGGGAGAAGGAAATCAAACGGCAGTCGCTGATGGAGTTGGTGGATTTCATCCAGTCCGGTTCCGGCAAGATAACGGAGACTTGCCAGGAAGAGATGATCAGAATGGTGTCAGTCAACATTTTCCGGTGCTTGCCGCCGGCGTCTCATGAGAATACAGGGCAGGAAGCCGGTGACCCTGATGAGGATGAGCCGTGTTTGGACCCGGCGTGGCCGCACTTGCAGCTAGTCTATGAGCTTCTTCTCAGATATGTGGTTTCATCTGATACTGATACAAAGGTAGCTAAACGGTACATTGATCATTCTTTTGTGCTTAAGTTGCTTGATTTGTTTGATTCTGAGGATCCGCGCGAGCGCGAGTATTTGAAGAACATTTTGCATCGTGTGTATGGGAAATTCATGGTTCATAGACCGTTTATTAGGAAGGCGATTAACAACATTTTTTACCGGTTTATATACGAGACCGAAAGGCATAGTGGGATTGGGGAGCTTTTGGAGATTCTAGGGAGTATCATTAATGGTTTTGCATTGCCCATGAAGGAGGAGCACAAGTTGTTCCTTGTGAGGGCTCTTCTGCCTCTGCATAAGCCTAAGCCTGTAGCTTTGTACCATCAGCAGTTGTCCTACTGCATATCTCAGTTTGTGGAGAAGGATCACAAGCTCGCGGATACTGTTATTAGGGGCTTGTTGAAGTACTGGCCTGTCACCAATTGCCAGAAGCAAGTTCTCTTTCTTGGAGAGCTGGAGGAGGTGCTGGAGGCCACACAGGCTGCAGAGTTCCAGCGCTGCATGGTTCTTCTTTTTAGACAGATTGCACGCTGCCTCAATAGTTCTCATTTTCAG GTTGCAGAACGAGCCCTCTTTTTGTGGAATAATGAGCACATTGTCAGCTTAATTGCGCAAAACAGGACTGTAGTATTACCAATAATATTTGAAGCATTGGAGAAAAACATCCAGAGTCATTGGAACCAGGCAGTTAACGGGCTAACCGTAAACGTTCGGAAAATGTTCCTGGAAATGGATGCTGAATTGTTTGAAGAGTGTCAGAGACAGTATGCAGAAAGAGAGGCTAAAGCCAATGAGGTGGAAGAGCAGCGACAATTGAATTGGAAGAAACTAGCAGAGGTGGCTGCACAGAACAGGGTGGATATGGTCACAGCATAG
- the LOC130730301 gene encoding serine/threonine protein phosphatase 2A 57 kDa regulatory subunit B' beta isoform-like isoform X2 has translation MFKRIMKGGGGQKKPSKSDPTDQSAYGYGPPAAVEVPPPSGTIEPLPLFRDVPVSERQNLFLRKLQVCCHLLDFSDTLKSVREKEIKRQSLMELVDFIQSGSGKITETCQEEMIRMVSVNIFRCLPPASHENTGQEAGDPDEDEPCLDPAWPHLQLVYELLLRYVVSSDTDTKVAKRKAINNIFYRFIYETERHSGIGELLEILGSIINGFALPMKEEHKLFLVRALLPLHKPKPVALYHQQLSYCISQFVEKDHKLADTVIRGLLKYWPVTNCQKQVLFLGELEEVLEATQAAEFQRCMVLLFRQIARCLNSSHFQVAERALFLWNNEHIVSLIAQNRTVVLPIIFEALEKNIQSHWNQAVNGLTVNVRKMFLEMDAELFEECQRQYAEREAKANEVEEQRQLNWKKLAEVAAQNRVDMVTA, from the exons ATGTTCAAGAGAATAATGAAAGGAGGAGGAGGGCAGAAGAAGCCCTCAAAATCCGACCCCACCGATCAATCCGCCTACGGGTACGGTCCCCCGGCGGCGGTGGAGGTTCCACCGCCGTCGGGAACCATCGAGCCGCTCCCCCTCTTCCGCGACGTTCCGGTTTCCGAGAGGCAGAACCTCTTCCTGCGGAAACTGCAAGTCTGCTGCCACCTGCTGGACTTCTCCGACACGCTGAAATCGGTCCGGGAGAAGGAAATCAAACGGCAGTCGCTGATGGAGTTGGTGGATTTCATCCAGTCCGGTTCCGGCAAGATAACGGAGACTTGCCAGGAAGAGATGATCAGAATGGTGTCAGTCAACATTTTCCGGTGCTTGCCGCCGGCGTCTCATGAGAATACAGGGCAGGAAGCCGGTGACCCTGATGAGGATGAGCCGTGTTTGGACCCGGCGTGGCCGCACTTGCAGCTAGTCTATGAGCTTCTTCTCAGATATGTGGTTTCATCTGATACTGATACAAAGGTAGCTAAACG GAAGGCGATTAACAACATTTTTTACCGGTTTATATACGAGACCGAAAGGCATAGTGGGATTGGGGAGCTTTTGGAGATTCTAGGGAGTATCATTAATGGTTTTGCATTGCCCATGAAGGAGGAGCACAAGTTGTTCCTTGTGAGGGCTCTTCTGCCTCTGCATAAGCCTAAGCCTGTAGCTTTGTACCATCAGCAGTTGTCCTACTGCATATCTCAGTTTGTGGAGAAGGATCACAAGCTCGCGGATACTGTTATTAGGGGCTTGTTGAAGTACTGGCCTGTCACCAATTGCCAGAAGCAAGTTCTCTTTCTTGGAGAGCTGGAGGAGGTGCTGGAGGCCACACAGGCTGCAGAGTTCCAGCGCTGCATGGTTCTTCTTTTTAGACAGATTGCACGCTGCCTCAATAGTTCTCATTTTCAG GTTGCAGAACGAGCCCTCTTTTTGTGGAATAATGAGCACATTGTCAGCTTAATTGCGCAAAACAGGACTGTAGTATTACCAATAATATTTGAAGCATTGGAGAAAAACATCCAGAGTCATTGGAACCAGGCAGTTAACGGGCTAACCGTAAACGTTCGGAAAATGTTCCTGGAAATGGATGCTGAATTGTTTGAAGAGTGTCAGAGACAGTATGCAGAAAGAGAGGCTAAAGCCAATGAGGTGGAAGAGCAGCGACAATTGAATTGGAAGAAACTAGCAGAGGTGGCTGCACAGAACAGGGTGGATATGGTCACAGCATAG